The genomic stretch TACAACAGCGAAGGGCCGTTTGCGCGCTTCTTCTCGGGGATGCAGATCCACCTGGTGAGCCTGCTTCACTATGTCTATTAGCACCCTGGCGCGGGTGTTTACCCCGCACGGCAACATCGTCTATACGGCAAACGACTTTCGCCAGACCCTGCGCATCGTCTTTGCCGGGATGATTGCGCTGAGCATCTCCAGCTTTTACAACACCAGCTACGGCGTGTTTTTTGTGGTCTATCCGATCATGCTGCTGTCGCTGGTACCGGTGTTTAACCGCCACGTGGCGAAGCAGTTTATCTTCAGCGCCGCGTTAAACTGTGTCGAAATGATCTTCATCATCGGCTATCTGTCGCAATGGCCGGTCATCATGACGCTGGTGGTGTTTGCCCTGTACGTGATGCGCTTTCGCTTTATGAGCAAAGGGCCGCTGTTCCTGTTTGGCTCAATGGGCGTGGTGTGCCAGAGCGTGATGCTCAACTTTATGAGCTACCCCACGACCAACTGGCACACGCTGCTGTTTTCCAACATCGAAGCGAGCGTGATGGCGGTGTGCCTGAGCGCGCTGATGAACTATCTCCTGCCGGACGTGGAGCCCCGCAGGCCGCCGCCGCTGATCGAGAAAGACGATGCCCGGGTGCGCCACGAGTCGCTGCTCTCCGGCACCGTCGCGACGCTGATATTCGTGGTGTTTCAGATTAGCGACCTAAGCGATTCGCTTTCGGCGCTAATGGCGGGGATTTTGATCCTGTTCCCCATGCACTATCGCGGTTCGGTGATGAGCTCGATCTGGCGCGTGGTCGGCGTGGTGCTGGGCTGTCTCTACATTCTGGTGGTGCAGCTGATCCTCTACGATCACAGCAGCCATATGCTGCTGATGATGCCGCTGATCGGCCTCGGGCTGGCGTTTGGCGCACGACTCCACGTGATGGAAAAGGTGGGGGCGGGCGTAGGGTTCTCCAGCATCACCACCATCGGCATTATGTTCGGGCAGAACATGCACCCGGACACTGACCTGGTGTTCAGCGATCTCTATCGCATCACCTCCGTCACCTTTTCGCTGGTGGCGACGCTGACGATGGTCTTTCTGGTGCACCTGATCCTCAACCGCTTCGAGGCGACGCGCTACGTCATCGCGCCGCCCAGGGCGGATTAATGCCCCAGCACGGCAGGCAGCTGCGAGAGTAAAAACAGAATCAGGCCAATCGTTCCGCCCACCAGCGTGCCGTTGACGCGGATGAACTGCAGATCTTTACCGATATTCAGCTCAATCTGGCGGGACATGTCTTTGGCATCCCAGCTTTTGACCGTGTCGCTGATGTGGCGGGTCAGGAACGCGGCGAAATCCGGCGCGAGGCGGTGCGCGGCCTGCTCCAGATGCTCGTTCAGCGAGGCCCGCAGGCTGGCGTCGTTAGACAGCGTTTCGCCAAACCACAGCCCGGCGTTGGCGATGCGCTGCTTCACGCGAGAATCTTCACTCTGCATATCCGCCTTCAGCCACTGGCGCAGGTCGGCCCACATCTCGCCCAGATAGCGGTTAAACGCCTCATCGTTTTTCAGGTAGTGCTTGATGTTGTCGGCTTTCGCCGCCATCTCCGGATCGTTTTTCAGGTTGTCGATAAGCTTCAGCGTGGCGCGGTCAAACGCCTGGCGGATCTGGTGCGTGCGGTCGTGGCTGATATCGTCCAGCAGCGCGTTCACCGCGTTCGACACCATCTCCGCGCTTTGATCGCCCAGCCACTCGGTGGGCAGCACCATCGCCTTGCGCGGATGCTCGGTCTTCAGCCAGTGGACAATCTGATCGGCAATAAAGTCCCTCGTGCTTTCCCGTTGAATCAGGGTAATCAGACGATTGATGATCGCATCCAGCAGCACCTGGTGGCGGTTGTTTTTGGTCATGCTCTCCAGCATCACGGCGCTGGTTTCGGTGAAGTCGACCTTGTCGATGGCCTTATGCACTGCCCGTTTGAGCAGGCGCTGAATGCGTCCGTCGTCGGTGAGTTCGAGAAAACCGCTCATTACCTGCATCAAGTGCAGCCCGACGCGCTGGGCGTTGTCCGGTTTGCTGAACCAGGCGCCGATCATCTGCGCAGGTTCATAGCGGCGGATCAAATCGACCAGCGACTGGGTATCCAGAAACTTCTCCTGCACAAACTGGCCGAGATTGTCGCCGATCCGGTCTTTATTGCGCGGGATAATCGCCGTATGGCGCGAGATAAACGGAATGGGCACCCGGCGGAAAAGCGCAACCACGGCAAACCAGTCTGCCAGCGCGCCGACCATCGCCGCCTCGGCAATGGCCTTTACGCCGCGCACCCAGAAGGTCTGCGGCAGGAACAGGGTGGTGATAAAGGCCGCG from Enterobacter dykesii encodes the following:
- a CDS encoding DUF2955 domain-containing protein, with translation MSISTLARVFTPHGNIVYTANDFRQTLRIVFAGMIALSISSFYNTSYGVFFVVYPIMLLSLVPVFNRHVAKQFIFSAALNCVEMIFIIGYLSQWPVIMTLVVFALYVMRFRFMSKGPLFLFGSMGVVCQSVMLNFMSYPTTNWHTLLFSNIEASVMAVCLSALMNYLLPDVEPRRPPPLIEKDDARVRHESLLSGTVATLIFVVFQISDLSDSLSALMAGILILFPMHYRGSVMSSIWRVVGVVLGCLYILVVQLILYDHSSHMLLMMPLIGLGLAFGARLHVMEKVGAGVGFSSITTIGIMFGQNMHPDTDLVFSDLYRITSVTFSLVATLTMVFLVHLILNRFEATRYVIAPPRAD
- a CDS encoding DUF445 domain-containing protein: MEKIAELKRAKMLALSLLLVAAAAFITTLFLPQTFWVRGVKAIAEAAMVGALADWFAVVALFRRVPIPFISRHTAIIPRNKDRIGDNLGQFVQEKFLDTQSLVDLIRRYEPAQMIGAWFSKPDNAQRVGLHLMQVMSGFLELTDDGRIQRLLKRAVHKAIDKVDFTETSAVMLESMTKNNRHQVLLDAIINRLITLIQRESTRDFIADQIVHWLKTEHPRKAMVLPTEWLGDQSAEMVSNAVNALLDDISHDRTHQIRQAFDRATLKLIDNLKNDPEMAAKADNIKHYLKNDEAFNRYLGEMWADLRQWLKADMQSEDSRVKQRIANAGLWFGETLSNDASLRASLNEHLEQAAHRLAPDFAAFLTRHISDTVKSWDAKDMSRQIELNIGKDLQFIRVNGTLVGGTIGLILFLLSQLPAVLGH